Sequence from the Ignavibacteriales bacterium genome:
GAAGCTATGTAAAAAGCAACTTTCCATTATAGATTATCACTATCAACCGACTAAAATTTAATTTTGTAAAAAATAATAAAAATATTCAAACAAAATCTATCATAGTTAAAAATGTATCTCCATTAAATTATGCCGGAAATTAACTTGGCATCAAGGTGTCGCGCTTCTTCTTTATATACGCTCTTTCCACATTTCTTAATAACTCATAAACATCTAATAAGCTTATTAGATGTTTCCGTACCAATGTTGCTACTGTTGAAAATGCTTTCTTTACATTTGCCATTTTCTGTAATACGGTCAATAGTAATTGTGCTATTAGAGTACACCAGACTTGGGTTCTGATCGCATTTTCATTCCTTCCAGTTATCTGTTCTAAATGATGATGCCGGCAAATTCTTCTTATTGAAAAGAGTTGCTTCATCAGTGTTGCTCCATGCGTACCTTGCAGCTAATGGCTTTTTTATTTCTGCTGAACTCAGAATTATTTTATTTCCAACTATTTTAACATTTGCTTTTTTAAATTCCATATTTTCACCGGCAATAAGAAAATTGGAATCACCATTTTTTTCCTTTAACTTTAATCCACCGTCTGCAAAATCGAACGACAAGATTATTTTGTCTTTATTTATTTTAAACGATTTATATAAAGGACCGGAATAAAAAACCTTTTTATAATAATCCTTTGCAAGTGCCCACATAGCAAGCCTTTTCCCTACTTCTTCTTTGTTTCCGGGGTGTACATTTTCAGGGTTACCAATATCCAGGGTTACAACCATTCCAGAATTCTTTGTCGTTTGAGAAAAGAGCTGCGCTTCTCTTAACCTTTGCGATTGTGTCTTATCATCATACTTATATGGTGCAATTTGCACATAGTAAAATGGAAAATTCACCTCCTTCCAATCATCCCTCCAGTTTTTAATCATCTTTGGGAAAAGAACTTTATACATATCTGGCTTATTAGTATTCGATTCCCCCTGGTACCATATTGCACCTTTAATTGAATACGGAATAATCGGTGCAATCATTGCATTGTATAAACTTGTTGGAGTGTAAGCTGAAAGATCAACATCAAGTTTTGGACGAGAAAAATATTTTTCTCCTTTAGCACCAAACACATAAAATTTCATGCTACTGTACTCAGCTACGGGTAAATATTTCCAATTGCCGGCAATTGATATTTCTTTGTCGCCTCCCTTTAAAAATATTTTCATTTTTTCTTTATCACCATAAAATCCACCACCACCTTGATTATCAACTACTCTTACAGCAATTGTAACAATTGTGTCTTTTACTAATTCTTTTGGAATAGTATAAATCCTTTCTGTCTGCCATTGCCCATCTGTTTCATATCCTCCAACCCTCACACCATTTACAAAAGTTACATCCATATCATCAATAGGTCCAAGCCCAATATTTAAATCCTGATTCACAAAGGAATGAGGTATTTCAATTTTCTTTCTGAACCAGACGGCACCATCAAAATTTCCAATCTCGGTTGCTTCCCAACCAACGGGCAAATTCATGTCTTTCCAATTATTATCATCAAATGATGGCAACGAACAAGAATCATCTTTAAAGTCAAGATTCTCCCATTTATGAAGATCATCTTTTGTACTAATATCAATCACCGGATACTGTTCCTGCCATTTACGAAGCTCAATTAATTCTGATTCACTTTCATCTAATTTGCTAAGAAAAGATTTGTATTCTTCAACCTGTCCTAAATATTTTTTACTCATCCACGATTCTACCGCAGTTCCTCCCCAGCTTGCATTAATTAAACCGATAGGAATTTTTAGCTCATTAGCCAACTTTTTACCAAAGAAAAATGCAGTAGCGCTAAACTTTGCTACAACTTCCGGGGAAGATGGCAACCATTCGCCGGTACAATTAAATTCAGGTTGACTTGAATAAGCTCTTACAACAGTAAAAAAATGAATGTTAAGATTTTGTGCATTCTTAATTTCATTTTGCGCTCCAATTATTGTATCTCGAGGGGGCCAGCCTTCCATCGGCATTTCCATATTGGATTGCCCTGAACATAACCAAACTTCGCCAATCAAAACATTTTTAAATACAAAACTTGAATCACCAATTTGAATTTTTATTTTGTATGGACCGCCGGCTTTAGGTGTTTGTATTTTTGCGTTCCAAAAACTATCCGCTTGAACTTTTGTTTTTACAATTTGTCCCCAGCTTGCCTGGATTAAAATATTTTGGTTGGGTGTAGCTTTTCCCCAAAATGGAGCTTTTGATTTTTGCTGAAGAACCATGTTATTAGAAAAAATAGCTGGCATTTCCAAAAACAATTTGTTATCAGTTCCCTTGATATTAATTGCTGAAATTAAAACTAAAGTTAGGATAAGCATTTTCATAATAATTACCTTAGATTTTTGTAAATCATTTTAGTTAGAATAAGTAAGGTCGACTATTCCAATCTTAATTCATTAAATTAAAAAATTTTTAGAAACCCTTCTCCCTTAAGCAGATTATTGAAATAGACACTTACTATTGGATAAAAACAATATTCATTCTACCCGAAAATAAAAACCATCTGTTCGGTTTTCAGTTCTGTTAAATTCTCATAACTATCGCCAACCAACACCTGAATTATACTGCTATCTTTTGCTTGTAGCAAATAAATTTTAATTTCTGTAGTAACCGCCGGCAATGAATCATTGTTGCCCAAAATTAAAAGTAATGTCTAAAAATCTTTAGAAAAAAGTTGGTTTGGACAGAAGCCGTTAAAACAATTAATAACTATCAATCAAACTTATTATTTTTATTTTGCTTTCAAGATTATTAATTACTATTGGCGTTTTTACTTCAATTTTTTTAGGCACACCCGGGAGCAGATCAAAATAATTATCTGTAAAGAATACATCTTCATCATCAACACTCAAATAAACATCCTTTGCAAATTTGTTAGAAGTAACCTCAACTTCATAGCCATTATCTGACTTATCAACTTTAAGTTTTATATCAGCTTTTTCTAATGACAAATCCTTTGGTTGAGTAAAGTATAATAAATTCTCAGCAAGAATTTTAATATCAGATTTGACTGACGTGAAAACTATTGTTCTTGATTCATCATTCTTTCCCAACAATTCTTTCTTGTTAATTTTAAGATAGGATTTACTGTTATTTGCTTCTAAAGTCAAAGGAAAAGTTTTATTGAAAATTTCTATTCCGGAAAAATCCAAAACTTTCACTTGCAGTTCCGCTTGAACTGGTTCAAGTTTATCTGAAACAATATAAAAATCAACCACATCATCCTTAAGGACAGGAGCCACAATAATTTGTTCATAAGCTTTCTTAGAAATATAATGCATTGCCTTCCAGCGTTTGTAATAATCCATACTGCTCCAGGATGCAACAGGCCAACAGTCATCAATCTGCCAGAATAGCGTTCCCATACAATAAGGTCGGCTTCTGCGGTGTGCTTCAATAGCTTGCTTTGTTCCATATGCCTGGAGAACTTGTCCAACATATAAGAATGATTGAAAATCTTTCGGCGTTTTGTAATACATATTCAGGTAATCACGAATTCTCAAATTGCCAATCCCGCTCCGTTGATGCGACGTCATTACGTCTGATTCGATATCCCAGTCTTCCGGTAACGTGTAAGCTTTAATAGTATTAAATTCCGGGAATGACTGGAATCCATATTCACTTACAAACCTTCCAATCTTAAATTGGAAATTCTCAAAGGGTTCTTTTCCATGCCATACACCCCAGTAATGCAAGTCGCCGGATTCCTGTTTGGATGCTCTGCCATAATCAGAGCTTGGTGAAGAAGGCCAGTAGAATCTTGTTCCGTCATATTCTTTTGTAACAGATGGAATGATGTTGAAGAAAAGTTCTTTATAGGTGTCATAGATTTCCTTCTGCTGTTTTTCTGTAAACAGAGGTCTCCATCCCCAATTTGCCCAGGCATCTTCTATTTCATTATTACCAACCCAAAGAGCAATCGATGGATGGTTTCTCAACCTCTTCACATTGTCAATTGCTTCCTGTTTTACATTTTCCAAAAACATTTCATCGCCTGGATACATACTGCACGCAAACATAAAATCCTGCCAGAGTAGAATTCCATATTTGTCGCAAAGATCGTAAAAGATATCATTTTCATAAATGCCGCCTCCCCAAACACGAAGCATATTCATGTTTGCATCAACGGCTGACTTTATAATCTTTTCATATTCAACAGGTGTTACTCGGTTTAGAAAAATATCACTTGGAATGTAATTGGCTCCTTTCATAAAAATTGGGATACCGTTTACCTTAAAGTAGAAACTTCTGCCAATTGAATCCTGATCCTGAACAACTTGAATAGTTCTCAATCCAAATTTTGTATTCATCTCATCAATTGGTTTATCATTTTTTGATAATGAAGTATTGAATTCATAAATGTAGTGTTCGCCCAAACCATTCGGCCACCAGAATTTTGGATTTTCAATTTCGAAGGAAGCAGAAATTTTGTTAATTCCTTTTTTCAGAATTATTGATTTATGAACAAGTTCATTATTATTATTCAAAATTTTTAAGTCAAAGTAATCATCAACATCAGAATTGATTTCCAGGTACGCTGTTAAAGCAGCAACATCTTTAGTTAAACTTTTTTGAACTAACTGAATATCTTTTAAAGAAGCTGAACTCCAAGCCTTTAAAAAGATTGAGCGCCAGATTCCTGATGTAACAAATCTTGGTCCCCAGTCCCAGCCATAATGATACGGCGCCTTGCGAGCGAAAACACTTATTCGCTTACTTCCTAATCCTCCAATTTCACTCTGATCATTAGCCGCAGGTAAATCATAGCCTAATTTTTCAAGCTTAGGCAAATCTCTTTTAATAGGTGAATGAAAATAAATCCTCAACTTATTTTCACCTTCTTTAAGATTTCTTTTACAATCAACTTTCCATTCGCGAAACATATTGTCGGCAATCAGAATTCTTTCTCCATTTAGGAAAACATCGGCATAAGTATCAAGTCCATAAAATTCCAGTACCACATTTTCCTGCTGAATAATATTTTTCCCAAGTTTAAATGTAGACTCATATTCCCAATCGGTTTTATCAATCCATTGCAAATCTTTTTCATTAGTACGGTAGAAAGGATCTTTAATTAAAGAATTGTCGAGCAGATCGGTATGAACACATCCAGGTACCTTTGCGGGATACCATTCATCTTTTCCAACCTGGTGAAATTTCCAATTTTGATTAAGTTCGCGTGTGATTGGTTGAGGTAATAAATTTGTAAAACTGATTACCAACAAAATAAATGCTGAAATAAAAATTTGTTTTATCTTTAAACAGTTCATCTACCCACCGTTAATTTTTCTAAAGAAACATAGCAAACTATTTTTCCAAAATCATTTTTTTTGTTTGAAAAAAATCGCCATATCTTAACTGATAAAAATAGATTCCACTTTATAATTGATAATTGAAAATGAAAAATTATAAAAACCCGGGGCTTTTTCCTCCTTCACTAAAGTAGCTGCTTTACAACCAAGTACATTATAAATTCTTGGGAAACATGGCTGGCATTAGAAAGCTGATAATTGATCATTGTATTTGGATTATCTGATACTGATTTTTTCGACAGCTAATCCTTTACGATAATTTTTTGTAAATGGACCATCCCAGAAAAGAACTGTTTTATTAATTCACTTATGGACTATACGGATGAGGAATTGGTTGTGTGTTATTTCGCGGTTTTCAATTACTTTTAAAGAGAAGTAATGCCTGTCCTCTGTACTCAAATACCAAATACACAAAATATCTTGCTGATTCCATATTTCTATATTATTTCTTTGTTTACATTATACTATGGCACAATGCGATGTAATAATACTTGTGCTTAGAATTCTTAGCGATTTGGGTCTTAATCATACTAATGTAAAATTGGGAACCTGTTACAGGATAATAAAAACCACCAACGCAATCACGTTTTAATCGTATTCTTTATTCGGGAAAATTGTAATATTTTTTCTACTTCAGTTTCTACTTCAGTCAATTTTCTTTAAAATATTAAAGCCTTGTAAATTTTTAAATTACAAGGCTTTAAGAAGCGGGGTCGACGAGACTCGAACTCGCGACCTCCTGCGTGACAGGCAGGCGTTCTAACCAACTGAACTACGACCCCAATTTTTTTATGAACAATTTCTTTCTTCCGAACTCGCGATCTTCCCGTCAAAACGGGACGTTCTAACCAACTGAACTACGACCCCAATTTTTATGAACAATTTCTTTCTTCAGAACTCACGATCTTCCCGCCAATACGGGACGTTCTAACCAACTGAACTACGACCCCAATTTTTATGAACAATTTCTAAAATTCATACGTAAATAACGGAAATATTTTCCTATTTAGCAAGACTCCTTTTGATCTTTCAAAATCCTTCTGTACCAAAACTAACTCCGACTGCTTTAGCTGATAGCAGTGCCTGTGTAGTTGTAGTAACTAATTTCTGTTTTGAAATTGCATCTTCTATTTTCACGCTGGTAACTTCATTTCCCTTCAAAGCAACCATCCTGCCAAATTTTCCTTTGGCTACTAATTCTATTGCGTATGTTCCGAATTTAGTGGAAAGAATTCTATCAAATGGAGTAGGACTTCCGCCTCTTTGAAGATGACCAAGAACCGTTACCCTGGATTCAAGATTTGTATTTTCAGAAATCATCTTTGTAACCAACTCGCCAATGCCACCAAGTTGAATTGGATCAGTTCTTTTAACATCCGTGGCTTTAACAACCATCTGTCCATTTTTTGGTTTTGCTCCTTCAGCAACACAAATAATACTGAATCTTTTCCCCATCATATTTCTTTGAATAACTTTTTGATATACAATATTCCAGGAGAAAGGGAATTCCGGAAGAAGTATTATATCAGCACCACCGGCTAAACCTCCGTTCAATGCAATCCACCCGGCATATCTACCCATTACTTCAACAACAATAACTCTGTGGTGTGAAGAAGCTGTTGTATGTAATCTATCCAACGCTTCAGAAACAACAAATATTGCTGAATCGTGTCCGAAAGTTTGATCGGTAGCTTCAAGATCATTATCAATTGTTTTGGGAACGCCAACTATATTCATTCCCATTGCACTCATTTTATTACAAATGTGCATGGTACCATCACCACCAATAGCCACAAGTGCATCCAAATTCCATCCATGATAAAACTTCAATGCATAATTTGATCGATCAACTATTTTTATTTTTCCATCAACTTCCTCTGGCCAATGAAACGGATCACCTTTATTGGATGAACCTAATATTGTTCCGCCTAAAGATAATATTCCGGAAACATCTTTATTATAAAGTAATCTGGCTCTCCCTTGTACCAATCCTTCAAAACCGTCTTCAATTCCCATAACCTCCATTCCATAATCGTGGGCCGGTTTAGACACACCTCTAATAACAGCATTTAAACCTGGGCAATCTCCACCACCAGTTAAAATTCCAATTCTTTTAATTTTTGTCTTTGTATGCATCACTTCCTCGTAAAAAAAATTTGTTTAAATATAGATTTTTTTGTTATTAAAGTGAACATGTTTATATAAATATGCACGGCATTATTTTAGTCTAAGTATATGGCAGTCATTTTAATTGATTTTCTATACTTAACCGCCTATATTTAGTGACTTAAAAATTGAAAATAACTCATTTATTAACATTTAGAAGTGATATGAAAAAATTCAGATTCAGAATAATAATAATTCTTGGTGCAATTGCGCTAAGTGTTTACCTTCTGCATTACACATATGCAGATTATAGAAACTCCAAATACCTTGAAGAAATAAGACAAAAAACTAAAAAAGAAGTTCTGCAAAAAGATCCGTCAATTGAAAGAAAAAAACTTGATAAACTTGTTGAAGGAAAAATTGACAGCATCCGGATGAGCGATAAATCCTATATTAAGGATAGAGAAAAAAGAATAAAACTTGGGCTCGATTTGCAGGGTGGAATGTACATGGTTATGGAAGTGAACACAGTAAAACTACTGGAAAAATTAGCCCGTGATCCTGATGAAGTTTTTAAACAAGTATTGAAACAAGCGGAGAATGAATCAAAATTAACTGATGCGGATGTTGTATCTCTGTTCACTCAAAAATTAAAGCAAAAAGGAATTCGTCTTAGCCGTTACTTTGGAACTATTAGAGATGATGACGATAAAATTGTTTCTAAGTTGAAAGAACAATCTGAAGACGCTGTAAAACGTGCTCAGGAAATTATTAGAAACAGAGTTGACCAGTATGGTGTTTCCGAGCCGGGCATTACAAGACAAGGATCAAGAAGAATAATTATTGAATTACCGGGTATTGCAAAGGAAGAGGAAGCCAGGCAGTTATTGCAGGGCAGTGCGCTTCTTGAATTCAAACTTGTTAAAGAACCAGAATTCGCAATTTCTATAATGCAAAAAGTTGATGAAGTGCTTGCTGGTAATGTAACTTCTGATTCACTCGCAGCTGATTCGAGCAAATTGGCGAAGGACAAAAAAAATCTTGCTGCAGAAAACTCTAAAGCTAAAACAGATACTTCAAAAAAAGAGTTGTCAAAAGAAGAATTTGCAAAGAAGCATCCTTTCTTTGCAATTGCAATGATAAATCCGCAGGCAAGAACTGCCGAAGCTTATGTAAAAGATGAAGAGCGAGTAAAGCTTGATATGATGTTGAACCGTCCTGAAGTGCTAAAGGTAATGCCGAATAACGTTGAGTTCTTGTATTCTGCAAAACCAATACTCGCTCAAGATGGCTCAAAAATGTATACACTTTTTATGGTAAACAAAACTCCTGAATTAACTGGTGGAGTAATTACAGACGCTCAGGCAAATATCGACCCCCAAACTTCATCACCGATTGTAACGATGCAAATGAATTCTGAAGGTGCAAGAGACTGGGCAAGAATAACCGGTTCAAATATTGGAAAACGAATTGCCATAGTTCTTGATAACGGAGTTTATTCCGCTCCAACAGTTCAGGGTAAAATCCCAAGTGGAAATTCTCAAATTAGCGGTATGCCAAATCTGGAAGAAGCTAAATTAATTGAAATCGTACTTAAAGCAGGCGCTCTTCCCGCACCTGTAAATATTATTGAAGAGCGTACAGTTGGACCATCCTTAGGTGAAGATTCCATTTCTCAGGGATTTAATTCTGCTGTTATTGGTTTCTTAATGGTTGCTTTATTTATGTTTATAATTTACACGAGGGTTGGAATAATAGCTGACATTGCACTTTTCTTTGCAATACTTTTCATCTTCGGATTCCTTGCAGGGTTTAATGCAACTTTAACTTTGCCTGGTATTGCTGGTATTGTATTAACTATGGGTATGGCAGTAGATGCAAACGTATTGATTTATGAAAGAATAAGAGAAGAGCTGGCAGTAGGTAAAACTATGAAAGCCGCCATCGATAGCGGATTTAAGTTTTCATTTGCTACAGTAATCGATTCGCACGTTACAACATTGATTACGGGTATTATCCTTTATCAATTTGGAACCGGACCTGTTCAAGGATTTGCACTCACTCTTATCATTGGAATTTTTACAAGTCTTTTTGGCGCTCTGGTAATTTCCAGAGTTATATTAGATTTTATGGTTGAAAAAGGTTATAAAATAAGTTTAGGATAAATAACACTTTCTTTTAAGGAGAAATTACTTAAATGCGAATATTTGAAGATTTACATGTTGATTTTTTAGGAAAAAGAAAATTTTTCTATATGCTTTCCGGCGGCTTACTTTTGCTGGGATTAATTAATATTATATTCCGTGGTCTTAGCTTCGGCATCGATTTTAAGGGCGGAACTGAAATAGCACTACAATTTGAAAAACCGGTAGACATCAGCCAGTTGCGTAATTTAATTGATAAATTGGAATTGGGTGAGGTTGAAATAAAATCTTTTGGAAGCGATAGAGGAATATTAATTAGAACCGAACTACAGGAAATTCCTAAAAACATATATCCAAAGATTTTAAATAATTTGGAAAGAGTTGTTGACCAAAAATATCCTGGTCTGCCAAGAAAAATAGTTGATTCAACTATTAATTCAATTGTGTATCAGTTTCCTGGCAAGGATACTACTACTGCAATAATAGATGAATTATTTAAAGCTGGATTTCAAACCGGTAAAGTGTCTGAAGATATTACTGGTACTCATATGATTGTCCGTTTTGGTATTTCTGATTGGATTAAAGTGAACCTGAAAGAAAAGTTACCTGATAATTCTTTCCAGGTTCTTAAAGAAGACAAAGTGGGACCAAAAGTTGGAAAGGAATTGAAAACGAATTCTGTAATTGCAGTATTTTTATCTTTACTTGGAATACTTGTTTATCTTGCATTCAGGTTTAAATTCATATTCGCCTTTGGAGCTGTTGTTGCACTTTTCCATGACGTTCTTCTAACTTTAGGTTTATATGCAATATTGTATGGTTTAATTCCCGGACTTAACCTTGATATTACCATAACTGTTATTTCTGCTTTTCTTACTTTGATCGGTTACTCAGTTATGGATACAGTAGTTGTATTTGATAGAGTAAGAGAGTATTTAAAGATCTATAAAACACTTCCTATGGAAGAAGCAATGAACAGGGCAGTAAATAGAACAATGAGCCGTACAATTTTAACTGGCGGAACAACGTTAGTTTCTTGTATTGTACTTTTAATTTTTGGTGGTGAAGTTCTTAGAGCTTTCGCCTTCACTCTAACCTTTGGTATTATTACAGGAACTTATTCTTCGGTATTTGTTGCAAGTGCAATAGTATTGGATTACACAAGAAAGACTGGAAGAAAAATAGAATTTTAATCTTAAAGAATTCAATAAAAAAGCCGTGGCATAAAAATGCTCGCGGCTTTTTTTATATGAGGGAGTAAAGTAAATAAAATATTATTTTGGTTTTGCACCCTTTTCTTTTGCTTTAATAAAATCTATTTGAGATTGGCAAGCTTTTTTGTAGGTAGCATCAGTTAAACCTGCAGTAAAAAATTCCACAGCTTTCTTGTTATCACCCTTATTAAAATAAATCAAGCCCTTATAATAATTTATTGCTCCATCAGTAATCATTTTTTTATAAACAACAACACTGTCTAATGATTTCAACGCATTTTCATATTGTTTCTTTTCAATAAAAGATTTGGCTAATCCCAGATACGCACTTTCTGAACTTCCGTTAGCAATTGATTTATTAAAGTCTTCAATTGATTTATCATATTTCTTCGCTTTATAATCAGCGTTTCCAACCACAATATAAGTTCTTCCAATACCTTCTTTAGCGGCAGCTTTTAAATTTTCATTTTTAGAAACTTCAATTACTTTTTCATAACTTTTAACTGCATTATCATAAGCACCTTTTTTAGTTTGAAGACCAGCAAGAGCAATGTAAGCAAGGTCGAATGAATTATCTGTTTCAGTTGCTTTCTTTAGTACGCTTTCTGCTTCATCTTCTTTATTCATCTTTGATAAAGTTAAACCTTTTTGATAATATGTTCTTGCGTCCTTATCGTTAATTGAAAGAGCCATATTATAATTTTTTATTGCTTCATCAAATTTATTTTCTTTGGATAGTTCGTTTCCTTTATTGAAAAATTCAATCGCTTTAGTATTCTTAACAAAGGCTATTGATTCCTGTGCCTTTTTTTTCATCTCTGCGTTTTGAGACATCTGTAAAACTTTTTCGTAAGTAGCAATTGCATCATCATATTCTTTTAATAATAACTGAGAATTTGCAAGTCTATTATAAGCAGCTTCATTTTTGTTTAACATCAGGCTTGCATTAAAAGCGTCCTTTGCTTCAGCATATTTATTAAGTTTAATCAATGCATCACCTTTTAACATGTAGGTTTTGTAATCTTTAGCAATCTGAAGACTGGAATCAGCATAGGCAACAACTACTTCATATTTTTGATTTTGCAAATTCTGCACGGCATTATTAAAATATGTGGCAGCCTTAGGATCCATTGTTGGAGTGTTTGAAGTATCTTGCTGTGCTATTACAGATGTAATCAGAATCAGCAGAAAAATATTGGCTGTTAAAATTAACTTTTTCATATATTCCTTTTATTATTAGTTGAATAAATTTCTATTGTTAAAATCAAAACTTAGGATTCTATCTTCTAAACGATTTTATTTTTTAGTTAAAAGAATATCCTCCCTCTAAAACTATACTACGAAAGAAATAAAATCAACATTTAAATTGTAGTGATAGTAAAAATTTTATATTTGAATGACTTTAAGAAAATCCCAAAAATCATCAAAATATTTCATTTCCATTCCTTGATGGAAATTTTTAGAAAATAACTCACATTAATTTCCAAAGTCTTCTGAATACTTGTGATTAACCACCGCTCCGAATTATATATTTTTGACTTGTCTTACTTACAGATGAACCTTCATTGCTTTGCTGTGACAAACTCATAAAAATTTCGCTTGTGGCATTATAGTGATGTTTAATCATTTCACCATATTTCATCAAATTCAACTGCTATTTGAATTTTTCAGTTCCTGTATTCTACCTTTAACTCAATATTGCAATAATTGGTTCCACCTGCGGTAGTTTCTTGCTATCAATCAATCTACACTTGCAATTCTTTTATAAATTATCATTCATGTTCTTACTTAATCCTCAGCTAATAGGAAATAATCTAAACATTGTTGTTTCTTGCCCTTCTCGAATTATCAGAAATTTTATACCAATTAACGAGTGCAGGTTCGATAATTAAATCCCAGAAAACATTATTGCCATCAGGCAAACAATATTTTAGCTGCTAACAATCAATAAATTATGGTATGAATTTATTGGGTCATAATTCTATTAAATTTTCTTCAAATAGAAATAAAACGCTCCCAAACTATTCTAAAGGCAAAAGAGATAATTTTGTTTTAATATTCAAATAATTATATTACAAACAAAAATTGATCTACGTGGAGTAATTACTTGAGAATTTTAATTGAATATAGAGTTATTGCCGCTAAATTAAATTTACAGAATTATTCACCGATTCACTCCCCAACCAACTTTCCTTACATCACTTTTCTCTTAGCATTATTTTTTTCATTAGTTATGATGGCTTGCAAGAGCAACCAAAATGAAACTAAAACACTTTTACATTCAGGTGGTACATTTAAGCTATTGTTAAGCGATCCGGTAGAAAGATTGGACCCAATTAACATAATGTATGATTCCGATTGGCATATCTCTGCATTGATTTATGAAGGATTGGTGACATATGGAGAAAAATCAGGTGATATAAAACCGTTGATCGCAGAATCGTGGCAGATATTAAATGAAGGTAAAAGATATATATTTAAAATCCGAAGTGGCATCAAATTTCACAACGATCCATGTTTTATAAATGGAAAAGGAAGAGAATTAAAAATTGAAGATATCATTAAAAATTTTGAGAGGATAGCAGACCCAAAATCTGATAACATTAGCTGGGCACTTTTCCGGGGAAAAATCGAAGGCATCAATGATTTCCATTTAGCTAAAACCAAAACCATAAGTGGAATAAAAATTATTGATGGGGAAAATCTTGAAATAAATTTGACAAAACCTTACGTATCATTTTTATTATGCCTCGCGTCCCCTTCTGCATTTATAGTACCACCAGAAGCAATTGAATATTATGGAAGCGACTTTGAAAAACATCCGGTTGGAACTGGACCTTTCCGGTTAGCATTATG
This genomic interval carries:
- a CDS encoding tetratricopeptide repeat protein yields the protein MKKLILTANIFLLILITSVIAQQDTSNTPTMDPKAATYFNNAVQNLQNQKYEVVVAYADSSLQIAKDYKTYMLKGDALIKLNKYAEAKDAFNASLMLNKNEAAYNRLANSQLLLKEYDDAIATYEKVLQMSQNAEMKKKAQESIAFVKNTKAIEFFNKGNELSKENKFDEAIKNYNMALSINDKDARTYYQKGLTLSKMNKEDEAESVLKKATETDNSFDLAYIALAGLQTKKGAYDNAVKSYEKVIEVSKNENLKAAAKEGIGRTYIVVGNADYKAKKYDKSIEDFNKSIANGSSESAYLGLAKSFIEKKQYENALKSLDSVVVYKKMITDGAINYYKGLIYFNKGDNKKAVEFFTAGLTDATYKKACQSQIDFIKAKEKGAKPK